The Xenopus tropicalis strain Nigerian chromosome 2, UCB_Xtro_10.0, whole genome shotgun sequence genome window below encodes:
- the LOC100135185 gene encoding uncharacterized protein LOC100135185 precursor (The RefSeq protein has 13 substitutions compared to this genomic sequence) — translation MTWALALIPTLALMHLCEGDRTRLPRRDVFLSKESVLDMAPKSYDDQYRGCAGAMEANIPQLFQNEKSLTKTFVDAWGKASKRWISMKETTMVPPGFRDAYAIATLAYTNQDPAIYKPFGDAVRQAGQSRDFYLKYFHFKVLDFCLTRALQMLKAVKPTICHKVFRGTKVRFSAKIGNGVRFGQFTSSSTDDRVAVAFGPDTIFIITTCHGASIEHLSFFPDEKEVLIPPYETFKVTDVRSGSGYNNITLQSVGTQSNRNCWYFKAMSPGMGNQQIIPVD, via the exons ATGACTTGGGCACTCGCTCTGATCCCAACCTTGGCACTGATGCACCTCTGTGAG GGGGACAGGACCCAAATGCCCAGGAGAGACGTGTTCCTATCAGAGGAGATTGTGTTGGATATGGCCCCTAAATCCTATGATGATCAGTACAGGGGGTGCGCTGAGGCCATGGAGGCCAAGATCCCTCAACTCTTTCAAAATGAGAAATCCTTAATCAAGACCTTTGTTGATGCCTGGGGTAACGCCAGTAAGAGATGGATTTCTATGAAGGAAACCACTATGGTTCCCCCTGGATTTAGGGATGCGTACGCCATAGCAACACTGGCCTACACCAATCAGTATCCAGCCATTTACAAACCCTTCGGTGACGCAGTGCGCCAGGCCGGCCAGTCCAGAGACTTCTATCTCAGATACTTCCATTTCAAGGTCCTAGACTTCTGCCTGACCCGGGCCCTTCAGATGCTGAAAGCTGTGAAACCAACAATTTGTCACAAAGTCTTCAGAGGAACGAAGGTTCGATTCAGCGCTAAGATAGGGAACAGCGTCCGGTTTGGCCAATTCACATCTTCATCAACAGATGACAGAGTAGCTGTGGCCTTTGGCCCTGACACCATCTTCATCATCACAACCTGCCACGGGGCCAGCATTGAGCACTTATCCTTCTTTCCCGATGAGAAGGAAGTGCTTATCCCTCCCTATGAGACATTCAAGGTCACCGATGTCAGATCAGGGAGTGGATATAATAATATTACACTTCAGTCTGTGGGAACCCAAAGTAACCGCAACTGTTGGTATTTTAAAG CTGCGAGCCCCAGGATGGGAAATCAGCAGATTATTCCAGTGGATTAG